A single genomic interval of Ischnura elegans chromosome 3, ioIscEleg1.1, whole genome shotgun sequence harbors:
- the LOC124155834 gene encoding histone deacetylase 3: protein MSKKTVSYFYSPDVGNFHYGPGHPMKPHRLSVIHSLVMNYGLYKKMQIYRPYRASAHDMCRFHSDEYIEFLQRVTPQNLQGYTKYLSHFNVGDDCPVFEGLFDFCSMYTGASLEGAMKLNHNSCDIAINWSGGLHHAKKFEASGFCYVNDIVIAILELLKYHARVLYIDIDVHHGDGVQEAFYLTDRVMTVSFHKYGNYFFPGTGDMYEIGAESGRYYSVNVPLKEGIDDSSYVQVFKPVIQYVMQFFQPTAIVLQCGADSLANDRLGCFSLSTKGHGECVRFVRDLNVPLLTVGGGGYTLRNVARCWTYETSLLIDEHISNELPYTEYLEYFAPDFTLHPDAVTRQENANSKQYLEWITKHVFDNLKMIQHSPSVQMHDVPADTLASTDHDQDEENADPDVRVSQADEDRRVEPANEFFDGDKDQDKNEDSNGAS from the exons ATGTCCAAAAAGACGGTGTCTTACTTTTACAGTCCAGACGTGGGAAATTTCCACTATGGCCCAGGTCACCCTATGAAGCCTCATAGGCTATCTGTCATACATAGTCTGGTTATGAATTATGGACTTTACAAGAAGATGCAAATCTACAGGCCGTACCGGGCAAGTGCTCATGACATGTGTCGTTTTCATTCCGATGAGTACATAGAGTTTCTTCAGCGAGTTACTCCCCAAAACTTACAAGGATATACAAAGTATTTAAGTCATTTTAATGTTGGCGATGATTGTCCTGTGTTCGAGGGTTTGTTTGATTTCTGTTCAATGTATACAGGCGCATCTTTAGAAGGCGCAATGAAACTGAACCATAATTCGTGTGATATCGCAATAAATTGGTCTGGTGGCCTACATCACGCCAAGAAATTTGAGGCATCCGGGTTTTGCTATGTGAATGACATTGTTATTGCTATATTAGAGTTATTGAAATACCACGCTAGAGTTTTGTATATTGACATAGATGTGCATCATGGAGACGGAGTTCAAGAAGCCTTTTATCTCACAGACAGAGTTATGACTGTATCTTTTCATAAATATGGCAATTATTTCTTTCCTGGGACTGGAGATATGTATGAAATTGGAGCGGAAAGTGGTCGATATTACTCAGTTAATGTACCTCTGAAGGAGGGTATAGACGATTCCAGTTATGTCCAGGTTTTCAAACCTGTCATACAATATGTAATGCAGTTTTTTCAACCTACCGCCATTGTCCTTCAGTGTGGAGCCGACTCGCTAGCAAACGATCGCTTGGGTTGCTTTTCCCTTAGTACTAAGGGTCATGGTGAATGCGTGAGATTTGTTCGAGACCTGAATGTACCCCTATTGACTGTTGGAGGAGGTGGCTATACACTTCGTAATGTTGCACGCTGCTGGACGTATGAAACATCCCTTCTAATCGATGAACATATTTCCAATGAGTTGCCGTACACAGAGTATTTGGAGTATTTCGCCCCTGATTTCACCCTTCATCCTGATGCAGTCACTAGACAG GAAAATGCCAATAGCAAGCAGTATCTGGAGTGGATCACGAAACATGTCTTCGATAATCTAAAAATGATACAGCATTCACCTAGTGTGCAGATGCACGATGTACCTGCTGATACTTTGGCGTCAACCGACCATGATCAAGATGAGGAAAATGCTGATCCAGATGTCCGTGTCAGCCAAGCCGATGAAGACAGGAGAGTTGAACCAGCAAATGAATTCTTTGATGGTGATAAAGATCAGGACAAAAATGAAGACAGTAATGGGGCATCCTAG